Proteins encoded in a region of the Lemur catta isolate mLemCat1 chromosome 14, mLemCat1.pri, whole genome shotgun sequence genome:
- the LOC123650122 gene encoding U1 small nuclear ribonucleoprotein C-like, producing MPKFYCDYCDTYLTHDSPYVRKTHCSGRKHKENVKDYYQKWMEEQAQSLTDKTTAAFQQGKIPPTPFSAPPPAGVMIPPPPSLLGPPRPGMMPAPHMGAPPVMPMMSPPPPGMMPVGPAPGMRPPMGGHMPMMPGPPVMRPPAHPMMVPTRPGMT from the coding sequence ATGCCCAAGTTTTATTGTGACTACTGCGATACGTACCTAACCCATGACTCTCCATATGTGAGAAAGACACACTGCAGTGGtaggaaacacaaagaaaatgtgaaagactACTATCAAAAATGGATGGAAGAGCAGGCCCAGAGCCTGACTGACAAAACAACGGCTGCATTTCAACAAGGAAAAATACCTCCTACTCCAttctctgctcctcctcctgcagggGTGATGATTCCACCTCCCCCCAGTCTTCTAGGTCCTCCTCGTCCTGGTATGATGCCAGCACCCCATATGGGGGCCCCTCCCGTGATGCCAATgatgagccctcctcctcctgggatGATGCCAGTGGGACCTGCTCCTGGAATGAGGCCACCCATGGGAGGCCACATGCCAATGATGCCTGGGCCCCCAGTGATGAGACCTCCTGCCCATCCCATGATGGTGCCCACTCGGCCTGGAATGACTTGA